The following proteins are encoded in a genomic region of Cyclonatronum proteinivorum:
- the priA gene encoding replication restart helicase PriA: MSGKPHSTPTNEAADGFRHFADIALPIAVREVFTYALSGTHAAVVQPGMRVWVPLKGRMNIGMVVKVHQNKPAFKTRPVARVLDREPVLDPELLRLTEWMYRFYVCGWGEVIQAALPAGLNFSAKTFVRAVPQKEDAVVALNRQEKLIYAEISGEKRLSWREARQRWANEERALSSVKQKGLLQLWDEPALDLQPRTELCWVWQNPQRETLTERLVSGKTKKWEQAWQLLLETDPLPATTAALTVAMPETITPYTLKRLEQEGVLTREEREARLPEPAFAYRPEHISALNPEQHEVTATLLKPLHARTYAKFLLFGVTGSGKTEVYIHLIKEALEQGRGALVLVPEIALTPQTVRRFYLIFGRKIAILHSRLSDRERYEAWQALRRGEKNIVIGARSAVFAPIEKLGVIIIDEEHDTSYYQTDPAPRYHAREVAAMRAHKAGAVLVMGSATPSLVSLVESGRGKSQLLKLSARHTGAQMPEVKVLNLTEYRYAMNGPLAVPLFRAVEEAVGRGEQVILLYNRRGFASFMQCEACGDVPECPHCSVSLTYHKAQQHLRCHYCGFARSVPGSCHACGETGGLKMQGSGTQQVEEELEKLFPKFRVMRMDQDTTSRKNAHDQLLTAFGRGEADILIGTQLVAKGLDFPNVTVVGVVNADTELAFPSYRSNERMYQLLSQVAGRSGRAAKKGVVYLQTRQPDHVSVRFAKNHDYEGFARAELAGRKPLLYPPYARLLQAAFRGQDATYTRRAAEQFTAIMKQAQTGWPVLGPAPDAIERMKDEFRWITLMKLPAGITTAQLEKICDYFWKWYEKTKPEGASTVRITLNHEML; this comes from the coding sequence ATGTCCGGTAAACCGCATTCAACACCAACAAATGAGGCCGCTGATGGCTTTCGTCATTTTGCTGATATCGCTCTGCCGATTGCCGTACGGGAGGTTTTTACCTATGCCCTGAGCGGCACCCATGCGGCAGTTGTTCAGCCGGGTATGCGGGTCTGGGTGCCCCTCAAAGGACGGATGAACATTGGCATGGTTGTGAAGGTGCATCAGAACAAACCCGCTTTTAAAACGCGACCCGTAGCCCGTGTACTGGATCGCGAGCCGGTTCTTGATCCCGAGCTGCTGCGCCTAACAGAGTGGATGTATCGTTTTTATGTGTGCGGATGGGGAGAGGTGATTCAGGCCGCGCTTCCGGCGGGGCTCAATTTTTCAGCCAAAACCTTTGTACGTGCTGTGCCGCAGAAGGAAGACGCAGTCGTTGCCCTGAACCGGCAGGAAAAGCTCATTTATGCGGAAATCAGCGGGGAAAAGCGGCTGAGCTGGCGGGAGGCGCGTCAGCGGTGGGCCAACGAAGAACGGGCTTTGAGCTCCGTAAAACAAAAAGGGCTGCTGCAGCTGTGGGATGAACCGGCCCTGGACTTGCAGCCGCGTACCGAGCTGTGCTGGGTGTGGCAAAACCCGCAGCGGGAAACGCTGACCGAACGGCTCGTTTCCGGCAAAACCAAAAAATGGGAACAAGCCTGGCAGTTACTGCTGGAAACGGATCCGCTGCCCGCTACGACCGCTGCGCTCACCGTGGCCATGCCGGAGACCATCACGCCCTATACCCTCAAACGGCTGGAACAGGAGGGTGTCCTTACCCGTGAAGAACGGGAAGCCCGCCTGCCTGAGCCCGCCTTTGCCTACCGGCCTGAACACATCTCAGCCCTGAATCCTGAGCAGCACGAAGTTACAGCTACCCTCCTCAAACCTCTGCATGCCCGCACCTATGCAAAATTTCTGCTGTTTGGGGTTACCGGCAGCGGGAAAACGGAGGTTTACATCCACCTCATCAAAGAAGCGCTGGAACAGGGACGCGGGGCCCTGGTGCTGGTCCCCGAGATTGCCCTTACGCCCCAAACCGTGCGCCGCTTCTACCTCATTTTTGGCCGTAAAATTGCGATTCTGCACAGCCGGCTCAGCGACCGCGAGCGTTACGAAGCCTGGCAGGCCCTGCGGCGGGGCGAAAAAAACATTGTGATTGGCGCCCGTTCGGCAGTGTTTGCACCCATTGAAAAACTGGGTGTTATTATCATTGATGAAGAGCACGACACCTCCTACTATCAGACCGATCCCGCGCCCCGCTATCACGCGCGGGAAGTCGCGGCCATGCGGGCACACAAAGCCGGTGCTGTTCTGGTGATGGGTTCCGCAACGCCAAGTTTGGTGAGCCTGGTAGAAAGCGGTCGGGGCAAAAGTCAGCTATTGAAGCTAAGTGCGCGGCATACCGGAGCCCAAATGCCGGAAGTGAAGGTGCTCAACCTCACCGAATACCGTTACGCCATGAATGGTCCGCTGGCGGTGCCCCTGTTTCGGGCGGTGGAAGAAGCCGTAGGCCGGGGCGAGCAGGTCATTCTCCTTTACAACCGCCGGGGGTTTGCAAGCTTCATGCAGTGTGAGGCCTGCGGGGATGTGCCCGAGTGTCCGCATTGCTCGGTGAGCCTCACTTATCACAAGGCGCAGCAGCACCTGCGCTGTCACTACTGTGGTTTTGCGAGATCAGTACCGGGAAGTTGTCACGCCTGTGGAGAAACCGGCGGCCTCAAAATGCAGGGCAGCGGCACGCAGCAGGTGGAGGAAGAGCTGGAAAAACTCTTTCCGAAATTCCGCGTCATGCGCATGGATCAGGATACCACAAGCCGAAAGAACGCACACGATCAGCTGCTCACCGCTTTCGGGCGGGGAGAAGCGGATATCCTGATTGGCACGCAGCTCGTCGCCAAAGGGCTGGATTTCCCGAATGTTACGGTCGTAGGCGTGGTGAATGCCGATACCGAGCTCGCTTTTCCTTCCTACCGCAGCAACGAGCGCATGTATCAGCTGCTGAGTCAGGTCGCCGGTCGTAGTGGTCGCGCCGCAAAAAAAGGCGTGGTGTATCTGCAGACGCGTCAGCCGGATCACGTGTCGGTGCGATTTGCCAAAAACCATGATTACGAAGGCTTTGCCCGGGCCGAGCTTGCCGGTCGGAAGCCGCTGCTCTATCCGCCGTATGCGCGGCTCCTTCAGGCTGCCTTCCGGGGGCAGGACGCCACCTACACCCGCCGCGCTGCCGAGCAATTTACCGCCATCATGAAGCAGGCCCAAACCGGCTGGCCGGTGCTCGGGCCCGCACCCGACGCCATTGAGCGTATGAAAGATGAATTCCGCTGGATCACGCTCATGAAGCTCCCGGCGGGCATCACCACGGCACAGCTGGAGAAGATCTGCGACTATTTTTGGAAATGGTATGAAAAGACCAAACCGGAAGGTGCGAGCACGGTACGCATCACCCTGAATCATGAAATGCTGTGA